One region of Acidimicrobiales bacterium genomic DNA includes:
- a CDS encoding S8 family peptidase, with product MAVDATVAASHSPTANNRCSPTAPRMPLPAALSAKGTLNLTRVGSTSARAPPVRWPLQFGEALADKSTTRRKVTDMPVLPKFFVAGTVFAVALTVPGVSQAVPAPPEGAPGSYIVVLRDGSNQRQVADDHNRRFNAEVSHVYSTALNGYAARIPSARLANLRADPRVAYVEADGTATASAQTIPWGIDRIDADVSSTLAGNGTGSVSGVNAYVIDTGISTHPDLNLVAHGNWTGDGKNYDCNGHGTHVAGTVGARDNTSAVVGAAPGVALIGLKVLDCNGSGYTSNIIAAVDWVTSYAKKPAVVNMSLGGSTSKALDDAVRKSASNGYLYVVAAGNSGANACNYSPARAGAGTNNGIITVAATDSANKEPSWSNYGSCVDIWAPGVSIQSTYNNGGTATMSGTSMASPHAAGAGALYLSSNTTVSPATAEATLKTNVLSPGTASKNGRAIKIAYEGRY from the coding sequence ATGGCCGTCGACGCCACCGTGGCCGCCAGCCACAGCCCGACAGCAAACAACCGATGCAGTCCCACCGCACCAAGGATGCCCCTCCCAGCCGCCCTCAGCGCTAAGGGGACCCTAAACCTCACCCGTGTCGGGTCGACGTCGGCACGGGCCCCTCCAGTTCGGTGGCCCCTCCAGTTCGGCGAGGCGCTCGCCGATAAGTCCACAACCCGGCGGAAGGTCACTGACATGCCCGTTTTGCCCAAGTTCTTTGTCGCCGGCACCGTGTTCGCAGTGGCCTTGACGGTTCCCGGTGTCAGCCAAGCTGTTCCGGCACCCCCGGAAGGTGCTCCTGGGAGCTACATCGTCGTTCTGCGCGACGGCAGCAACCAGCGTCAGGTCGCCGATGACCACAACCGACGCTTCAACGCCGAGGTGAGCCACGTGTACAGCACCGCGCTCAACGGCTACGCCGCCCGCATCCCCTCAGCACGGTTGGCCAACCTGCGGGCCGACCCGCGGGTCGCCTACGTCGAGGCCGACGGGACCGCGACCGCCTCAGCGCAGACGATCCCGTGGGGGATCGACCGCATCGACGCCGACGTCAGCTCCACCCTGGCCGGCAACGGCACGGGCAGCGTCAGCGGGGTGAACGCCTACGTCATCGACACCGGCATCTCCACCCACCCCGACCTCAACCTCGTCGCCCACGGCAACTGGACCGGCGACGGCAAGAACTACGACTGCAACGGCCACGGCACCCACGTCGCTGGCACTGTTGGAGCGAGGGACAACACCAGCGCGGTCGTCGGGGCCGCCCCAGGCGTGGCCCTGATCGGACTGAAGGTCCTCGACTGCAACGGCAGCGGATACACCTCCAACATCATCGCCGCCGTCGACTGGGTCACCAGCTACGCAAAGAAGCCGGCAGTGGTCAACATGAGCCTCGGAGGAAGCACGTCCAAGGCGCTCGACGACGCCGTCCGCAAGTCAGCCAGCAACGGGTACCTCTACGTGGTCGCCGCTGGCAACAGCGGAGCCAACGCCTGCAACTATTCTCCCGCCCGAGCCGGCGCCGGCACCAACAACGGCATCATCACCGTCGCCGCCACCGACTCGGCCAACAAGGAACCGTCCTGGAGCAACTACGGGTCCTGCGTCGACATCTGGGCCCCGGGCGTCAGCATCCAGTCGACCTACAACAACGGCGGCACCGCAACCATGTCGGGAACCTCGATGGCCTCCCCCCACGCCGCCGGGGCCGGCGCCCTGTACCTGTCGAGCAACACCACTGTCTCCCCCGCCACCGCCGAAGCCACCCTGAAGACCAACGTCCTCTCCCCGGGCACCGCCAGCAAAAACGGCCGAGCCATCAAGATCGCCTACGAGGGCAGGTACTAG